The following proteins come from a genomic window of Campylobacter coli 76339:
- a CDS encoding N-acetylglucosamine-1-phosphate uridyltransferase / Glucosamine-1-phosphate N-acetyltransferase: MKTSILILAAGLGTRMKSEKPKVLQELCQKSMILHILEKAFAISEDVSVVLSHQKERVEKEILEHFPKTQILEQDLINFPGTAGALKGFTPKNEKVLILCGDMPLVEKTSLEALLQSEGELSLAVFNARDAKSYGRVIIKDNQVEKIVEFKDANEEERKVSVCNAGVYVIESKLLAQILPLIDNHNAAKEYYLTDSISLAKKQGASIKAVFVDEDEFMGINDKFELNIAQNLMQEKIKKYWMKQGVIFHLPQSTYIGMDVEFVGECEVYENVRIEGKSKIINSIIKSSSVIENSIVENSDVGPLAHLRPKCELKDTHIGNFVECKNAKLNGVKAGHLSYLGDCEIESGTNIGCGTITCNYDGVKKHKTIIGKNVFVGSDTQFIAPVKIEDDVIIAAGSSVDCNVESGVLFINRAEKKLIKDYFYKKFQK, encoded by the coding sequence ATGAAAACTTCCATTTTGATTTTAGCAGCAGGACTTGGAACAAGGATGAAATCTGAAAAACCAAAAGTATTGCAAGAACTGTGTCAAAAAAGTATGATTTTGCATATTTTAGAAAAAGCTTTTGCTATAAGTGAAGATGTGAGTGTGGTTTTATCCCATCAAAAAGAACGCGTTGAAAAAGAAATTTTAGAGCATTTTCCTAAAACGCAAATTTTAGAACAAGATTTGATCAATTTCCCAGGAACTGCAGGTGCTTTAAAGGGTTTTACGCCTAAAAATGAAAAAGTTTTAATTCTTTGTGGAGATATGCCTTTGGTTGAAAAAACAAGCTTGGAAGCCTTGCTTCAAAGCGAAGGCGAACTTAGTTTGGCTGTTTTTAATGCAAGAGATGCTAAGAGTTATGGAAGAGTGATTATTAAAGATAATCAAGTGGAAAAAATTGTTGAATTTAAAGACGCAAACGAAGAAGAAAGAAAAGTGAGTGTTTGTAATGCGGGTGTGTATGTGATAGAGTCTAAGCTTTTAGCACAAATTCTACCCCTTATAGACAATCATAATGCTGCAAAAGAATATTATCTAACCGATTCTATCTCTTTAGCTAAAAAACAAGGTGCAAGTATCAAAGCTGTTTTTGTGGATGAAGATGAATTTATGGGGATAAATGATAAATTTGAGTTAAACATAGCACAAAATTTAATGCAAGAAAAGATTAAAAAATACTGGATGAAACAGGGTGTGATTTTTCATTTGCCACAAAGTACTTATATAGGAATGGATGTGGAATTTGTGGGTGAGTGCGAAGTATATGAAAATGTTCGCATAGAGGGAAAAAGCAAGATAATTAATTCTATCATTAAAAGTTCAAGCGTTATTGAAAATAGTATTGTCGAAAATTCTGATGTAGGTCCTTTGGCGCATTTGCGTCCTAAATGCGAGCTAAAAGACACTCATATAGGAAATTTTGTAGAATGTAAAAATGCCAAGCTAAATGGCGTAAAAGCAGGACATCTAAGCTATTTGGGAGATTGTGAGATAGAGAGTGGGACAAATATAGGATGTGGAACTATAACTTGCAATTATGACGGAGTTAAAAAACATAAAACCATCATAGGAAAGAATGTTTTTGTAGGTTCTGATACTCAATTTATCGCGCCTGTAAAGATAGAAGATGATGTAATTATTGCTGCTGGAAGTTCGGTTGATTGCAATGTTGAAAGTGGGGTTCTTTTTATCAACCGTGCAGAGAAAAAACTTATCAAAGATTATTTTTACAAGAAATTTCAAAAATGA
- a CDS encoding Flagellar biosynthesis protein FliP, which produces MKKILTLLFISGFFSVIFAAEATIPTVNLSLSAPDTPNQLVTTLNIVIVLTILALAPSIVFVMTSFLRLIVVFSFLRQAMGTQSMPPNTILVTLALILTFFIMEPVATKSYNEGIKPYLAEQIGYEEAFARGVKPFKDFMLKNTREKDLALFYRIRNLPNPKTIDDVPLTVLVPAFMISELKTAFEIGFLIYLPFLVIDMVVSSVLMAMGMMMLPPVMISLPFKLLIFVLVDGWNLLVQRLVESFVT; this is translated from the coding sequence TTGAAAAAAATTCTAACACTATTGTTTATCAGCGGTTTTTTTAGCGTTATTTTCGCTGCCGAAGCAACGATTCCTACGGTAAATTTAAGCCTAAGTGCTCCTGATACTCCTAATCAACTTGTTACAACATTAAATATAGTCATAGTCTTAACCATACTTGCATTAGCTCCAAGTATAGTTTTTGTTATGACTTCTTTTTTGCGCTTGATCGTAGTTTTTTCATTCTTACGTCAAGCCATGGGAACTCAAAGCATGCCACCTAATACGATCTTAGTAACTTTGGCATTGATTTTAACCTTTTTTATAATGGAACCTGTGGCTACAAAGTCTTATAACGAAGGCATCAAGCCTTATTTAGCAGAGCAAATAGGCTATGAAGAAGCTTTTGCAAGAGGCGTAAAACCTTTTAAAGATTTTATGCTTAAAAACACACGCGAAAAAGATTTAGCTTTATTTTATCGCATACGCAACCTGCCTAATCCTAAAACCATTGACGATGTTCCACTTACGGTTTTAGTTCCTGCTTTTATGATTTCAGAACTTAAAACTGCTTTTGAGATAGGCTTTTTGATTTATCTGCCGTTTTTGGTTATCGATATGGTTGTAAGTTCGGTTTTGATGGCGATGGGGATGATGATGCTTCCTCCTGTCATGATTTCACTGCCTTTTAAACTT